One window of the Armatimonadota bacterium genome contains the following:
- a CDS encoding zinc-binding dehydrogenase, protein MTGEGRARAIWFPRPRAVEVREEPDRPPGPGEVRIRAVCSAISHGTEMLIYRGEAPAGLRLDLPTLRGSFGFPVKYGYASVGRVTEVGSGVQTPSPGDLVFTHHPHQTVYTVPAGMPVVLPQGLPPEAGVFLANLETAVNALLDAPVLVGEVVVIFGQGVVGLLLTQLVRRHLPAVLLAVEPVAHRRALSLVLGADAALDPREDIPSAVAARSEGRGADLVLEASGQPAALQAAMDIAGVEGRIVVVSWYGTKSVEVDLGSAFHRRRLRVISSQVGDLPGALSPRWDLLRRRRVATRLLPALTLAPLVTHRIPFDRAAEAYALVDAHAGQVVQVVLTYDDV, encoded by the coding sequence GTGACGGGGGAGGGGAGGGCCCGGGCGATCTGGTTCCCGCGGCCGCGCGCCGTGGAGGTGCGCGAGGAACCCGACAGGCCTCCGGGTCCAGGAGAGGTGCGCATCCGGGCCGTGTGCTCCGCGATCAGCCACGGGACGGAGATGCTGATCTACCGTGGAGAAGCGCCCGCCGGGCTCAGGCTCGACCTCCCCACACTGCGGGGAAGTTTCGGGTTCCCCGTCAAGTACGGCTACGCCAGTGTGGGACGGGTGACGGAGGTAGGTTCGGGGGTGCAGACCCCTTCTCCAGGGGACCTGGTCTTCACCCACCACCCTCACCAGACTGTCTACACCGTTCCCGCCGGGATGCCCGTGGTCCTGCCGCAGGGTCTGCCACCCGAGGCGGGCGTCTTCCTGGCCAACCTGGAGACAGCGGTAAACGCGCTACTGGATGCACCGGTCCTGGTGGGTGAGGTGGTGGTGATCTTCGGGCAGGGAGTGGTGGGACTGCTGCTGACGCAACTGGTGCGCCGTCACCTGCCTGCGGTGTTGCTCGCCGTGGAGCCCGTTGCACACCGTCGAGCGCTGAGCCTGGTACTGGGCGCCGACGCGGCCCTCGATCCCCGCGAGGACATCCCCTCCGCGGTAGCCGCGCGATCGGAGGGGCGGGGAGCCGACCTGGTGCTGGAGGCCAGCGGGCAGCCCGCTGCCCTGCAGGCAGCGATGGACATCGCCGGGGTGGAGGGGCGGATAGTGGTGGTTTCCTGGTACGGGACGAAGTCGGTGGAGGTCGACCTGGGGTCGGCGTTCCACCGCCGCAGGCTGCGGGTGATCAGCTCCCAGGTGGGGGACCTCCCAGGGGCGCTCTCCCCCCGCTGGGATCTCTTGCGGCGAAGGCGCGTAGCTACCCGCCTGCTACCTGCGCTGACCCTTGCGCCGCTGGTCACCCACCGCATCCCCTTTGACCGGGCGGCAGAGGCGTATGCGCTGGTGGACGCCCACGCCGGTCAGGTGGTCCAGGTGGTCCTCACCTACGACGATGTTTGA
- the der gene encoding ribosome biogenesis GTPase Der, protein MRPPVVAIVGRPNVGKSALFNRLLGRRQAIVEETPGLTRDRLYAQCTWGGRTFLLVDTGGLVLREKGELPEEVRRQTLRAIEEADVLLLVVDARAGLLPGDAEAAEVLRQARKPVLLVANKVDYQAHLEGIYEFHALGLGEPLPVSALHGTGAGDLLDEVVALLPPEEAAPPPPGVRVAVVGRPNVGKSSLVNAILGEDRVIVAEAPGTTRDAVDTHLEYRGRALTIVDTAGLRRPARVGDAIERYSISRTHAALERAEVAILVLDASEGAADQDQRIAREIVEAGRALVVALNKWDLLPPQRRMQEEVQRGVRHALRFAAYAPLCAVSAKQRSGIAPLLEAVIRAAEAHALRVATGPLNRVVEAAQATPPPADARGRRAKILYATQVRAAPPTIVLFVNDPDLMPEHYLRYLERTLREAFPLEGTPLRFVLRRRG, encoded by the coding sequence ATGCGCCCGCCGGTCGTCGCCATCGTCGGCCGTCCCAACGTGGGCAAGTCTGCGCTCTTCAACCGCCTGCTCGGCCGCCGTCAGGCCATCGTGGAGGAGACGCCCGGGCTGACGCGAGACCGCCTCTACGCCCAGTGCACCTGGGGAGGACGGACCTTCCTCCTGGTGGACACCGGCGGGCTGGTGTTGCGGGAGAAGGGGGAGCTGCCCGAGGAGGTCCGGCGGCAGACGCTGCGGGCCATTGAGGAGGCGGACGTCCTGCTGCTGGTGGTAGACGCGCGGGCCGGCCTGCTGCCGGGAGACGCCGAGGCGGCAGAGGTGCTGCGGCAGGCGCGCAAGCCGGTGCTGCTGGTGGCCAACAAGGTGGACTACCAGGCCCACCTGGAGGGGATCTACGAGTTCCACGCGCTGGGCCTGGGGGAGCCGCTGCCCGTCTCCGCACTCCACGGTACCGGCGCCGGCGACCTGCTCGACGAGGTAGTGGCCCTGCTTCCGCCGGAGGAGGCGGCCCCGCCTCCTCCGGGGGTCCGGGTGGCGGTGGTGGGGCGACCCAACGTGGGAAAGTCCTCACTGGTCAACGCCATCCTGGGAGAGGACCGCGTCATCGTGGCCGAGGCGCCGGGGACCACACGAGACGCGGTGGACACCCATCTGGAGTACCGCGGGCGGGCCCTGACCATCGTGGACACCGCCGGCCTGCGCCGCCCCGCTCGGGTGGGGGACGCGATCGAGCGTTACAGCATCAGCCGCACGCACGCCGCCCTGGAGCGGGCGGAGGTGGCCATTCTCGTCCTGGACGCAAGCGAGGGCGCAGCCGACCAGGACCAGCGCATCGCCCGCGAGATCGTCGAGGCGGGTCGGGCGCTGGTGGTCGCCCTGAACAAGTGGGACCTGCTTCCACCGCAGCGCCGCATGCAGGAGGAGGTCCAGCGGGGGGTGCGCCACGCTCTGCGGTTTGCGGCCTACGCGCCGCTTTGCGCCGTCTCCGCCAAACAGCGCAGCGGGATCGCCCCCCTCCTGGAGGCGGTCATCCGGGCGGCGGAGGCCCACGCCCTGCGCGTGGCCACCGGGCCTCTGAACCGCGTGGTGGAGGCGGCACAGGCGACGCCCCCGCCCGCCGACGCCCGCGGGCGACGGGCGAAGATCCTCTATGCCACCCAGGTGCGCGCCGCCCCTCCCACCATCGTCCTGTTCGTCAACGACCCCGACCTGATGCCGGAGCACTACCTGCGTTACCTGGAGCGGACGCTGCGGGAGGCCTTTCCCCTGGAGGGCACTCCCCTGCGCTTCGTCCTCCGGAGGAGGGGGTAG
- a CDS encoding 6-carboxytetrahydropterin synthase produces the protein MFEIGVSAEFSATHRLRGDFGAATQPHGHAYRVDVVVRGPALGPDGTLLDVEALRRLLDDALAPLAGRDLDTVPGLCGLNTTAEVVARHLFHALREGLLRLGDSAGGRLRALRVTVWESPEVWAGCEGPLRNPAE, from the coding sequence ATGTTTGAGATCGGCGTCTCCGCCGAGTTTTCGGCCACGCACCGCCTGCGCGGCGACTTCGGCGCGGCCACGCAACCCCACGGCCACGCCTACCGGGTGGATGTGGTTGTGCGCGGCCCGGCTCTTGGCCCCGACGGGACGCTGCTCGACGTGGAAGCGCTGCGCCGCCTGCTTGACGACGCCCTGGCGCCACTGGCGGGGAGAGATCTGGACACCGTCCCGGGCCTCTGCGGCCTGAACACCACGGCAGAGGTCGTCGCCCGTCACCTCTTCCACGCCCTGCGCGAGGGACTGCTGCGCCTGGGTGATTCCGCGGGCGGACGGCTGAGAGCGCTGCGCGTTACTGTATGGGAGTCTCCGGAAGTCTGGGCGGGCTGTGAGGGGCCGCTGCGGAATCCTGCGGAGTGA